From a region of the Brevibacterium siliguriense genome:
- a CDS encoding putative immunity protein gives MPATAVRVRSAPMALPEVRDPRMITIRRGGALIDADHQLLALWAADCAEHVLPFFDSESPGDGRPRDAICWSVFSA, from the coding sequence GTGCCTGCGACTGCTGTCCGTGTCCGGTCGGCTCCGATGGCCCTGCCGGAGGTCCGCGATCCACGGATGATCACGATTCGCCGAGGCGGTGCCCTCATCGACGCCGACCACCAGCTTCTCGCGCTGTGGGCTGCCGACTGTGCTGAACACGTCCTGCCGTTCTTCGATTCCGAGTCCCCCGGAGATGGGCGCCCTCGCGATGCCATCTGCTGGTCGGTCTTCAGCGCCTGA
- a CDS encoding 5-formyltetrahydrofolate cyclo-ligase, which translates to MFVPALGFGADGARLGNGGGFYDRTFGPRGDEPLDSRSCGSEPNSSGPIGSGPRVVGVCFAEELGLTGLVAEDWDLRIPAAVTEDGTHIFTG; encoded by the coding sequence ATCTTCGTACCAGCTCTGGGGTTCGGCGCCGATGGCGCCCGGCTGGGCAATGGAGGCGGCTTCTATGACAGAACCTTCGGCCCGCGCGGGGATGAGCCTCTCGATTCGAGGTCCTGTGGTTCGGAACCCAATAGTTCTGGGCCGATTGGTTCGGGGCCGCGAGTCGTCGGGGTGTGCTTCGCCGAGGAGCTCGGCCTGACTGGACTCGTCGCAGAGGATTGGGATCTGCGCATTCCTGCGGCCGTCACCGAGGACGGAACTCACATCTTCACCGGCTGA
- the galU gene encoding UTP--glucose-1-phosphate uridylyltransferase GalU yields the protein MSDEAQRTVRKAVIPVAGLGTRFLPATKATPKEMLPVVDKPAIQYVIEEAVDAGLQDVLMITGRNKRPLEDHFDRVDGLEAALAQKGDDKKLAAVRHPSELADIHYVRQGDPRGLGHAVLKGRQHVGNEPFAVLLGDDLIDERSPILPKMIEVAEKTGGSVVALMEVPPEAIRLYGCAAVEATSDDEVVKVTDLVEKPATEDAPSNLAIIGRYVLAPEIFDVLETTKPGRGNEIQLTDALQELAGDVDGHGVYGVVFKGARYDTGDKLDYLKAVVQIACDREDLGDDLKAWLRDFVPTLD from the coding sequence ATGAGTGATGAAGCGCAGCGCACCGTTCGCAAGGCCGTGATCCCCGTCGCCGGCCTCGGAACTCGATTCCTCCCCGCAACGAAAGCCACCCCCAAAGAGATGCTCCCCGTCGTCGACAAACCGGCGATCCAGTACGTCATCGAGGAAGCCGTCGACGCCGGTCTGCAGGACGTCCTCATGATCACCGGCCGCAACAAGCGGCCGCTGGAAGACCATTTCGACCGGGTCGACGGACTCGAGGCAGCGCTCGCTCAGAAGGGCGACGACAAGAAGCTCGCCGCCGTGCGCCATCCCTCGGAGCTCGCCGATATCCATTATGTGCGCCAGGGCGATCCCAGGGGACTCGGCCATGCCGTGCTGAAGGGTCGCCAGCATGTGGGCAACGAACCGTTCGCAGTGCTGCTCGGTGACGATCTCATCGATGAGCGCAGCCCGATCCTGCCGAAGATGATCGAGGTCGCGGAGAAGACCGGCGGCAGCGTCGTCGCACTCATGGAAGTCCCGCCCGAGGCGATCCGCCTCTACGGCTGCGCTGCTGTCGAGGCCACGTCCGATGACGAGGTCGTCAAAGTCACCGACCTCGTCGAAAAGCCCGCCACCGAGGATGCTCCTTCGAACCTCGCCATCATCGGCCGCTACGTGCTCGCTCCCGAGATCTTCGACGTCCTCGAGACCACGAAGCCGGGACGCGGCAACGAAATCCAGCTCACCGATGCCCTGCAGGAACTCGCCGGAGACGTCGACGGCCACGGCGTTTACGGAGTCGTGTTCAAGGGTGCCCGCTACGACACGGGTGACAAGCTCGACTACCTCAAGGCGGTCGTGCAGATCGCGTGCGACCGGGAGGACCTCGGCGACGACCTCAAGGCCTGGCTGCGCGACTTCGTGCCGACGCTGGACTGA
- a CDS encoding GNAT family N-acetyltransferase, with translation MWPVILTDRQSDIVLRPLRRRDEEAWREVRRFNRDWLRPWDATLPAPGQELPGFRTMVRMQDKQAKRGQTVPFAIEVDGNFRGQITVSGLSWGSILSGQIGYWIDSRVAGRGITPVAVAMAADHCFFALGLHRVEINIRPENTASLRVVEKLGLRDEGLREKYMHIDGQWCDHRTFALLADEVPQGLLAAYRHGSSAV, from the coding sequence GTGTGGCCTGTCATCCTGACTGATCGACAGTCCGATATCGTGCTGCGACCGCTGCGCCGCCGCGACGAAGAGGCCTGGCGAGAGGTCCGTCGTTTCAACCGCGACTGGCTGCGTCCGTGGGACGCGACCCTGCCCGCGCCCGGCCAGGAGCTGCCGGGATTCCGCACGATGGTGCGGATGCAGGACAAGCAGGCCAAACGCGGACAGACAGTGCCGTTCGCCATCGAGGTCGACGGGAACTTCCGCGGCCAGATCACCGTGTCGGGACTGAGCTGGGGTTCGATCCTGTCCGGACAGATCGGGTACTGGATCGATTCACGCGTGGCCGGGCGCGGAATCACCCCGGTCGCCGTGGCCATGGCCGCCGACCACTGCTTCTTCGCCCTCGGCCTGCATCGCGTCGAGATCAACATCCGCCCGGAGAACACAGCGAGCCTGCGCGTGGTCGAGAAGCTGGGTCTGCGCGACGAGGGGCTGCGCGAGAAGTACATGCACATCGACGGTCAGTGGTGCGACCACCGCACGTTCGCTCTGCTCGCCGACGAGGTCCCGCAGGGTCTGCTGGCCGCATACCGACACGGCAGCAGCGCGGTCTAG
- the mscL gene encoding large conductance mechanosensitive channel protein MscL translates to MLKGFRDFILQGNVVELATAVIIGGAFTAIVTAFSDKIINPLIAAVGGAEGPALQIPLKEGVPEATLDIGAVITAAINFLIVAAIVYFIIIVPMNKLNELRKRGAPEEEVPPTTEDLLGDIREILRNQTASAAGPAQGPATDGPNDLNQPPRH, encoded by the coding sequence ATGCTTAAGGGATTCAGAGACTTCATTCTCCAGGGGAATGTTGTCGAACTCGCAACCGCGGTCATCATCGGCGGCGCATTCACCGCCATCGTCACCGCCTTCTCCGACAAGATCATCAACCCGCTCATCGCCGCCGTCGGTGGCGCTGAGGGCCCGGCCCTGCAGATCCCGCTGAAGGAAGGTGTGCCTGAGGCAACCCTTGATATCGGTGCGGTCATCACTGCGGCCATCAACTTCCTCATCGTTGCCGCCATCGTCTACTTCATCATCATCGTGCCGATGAACAAGCTCAACGAGCTGCGCAAGCGCGGAGCTCCCGAGGAAGAAGTTCCTCCGACCACCGAGGATCTGCTCGGCGACATCCGCGAGATCCTGCGCAATCAGACTGCCTCGGCGGCCGGACCTGCCCAGGGCCCTGCCACCGACGGACCGAACGATCTGAACCAGCCTCCGCGGCACTGA
- the shiA gene encoding shikimate transporter codes for MADIDDQVRIEPEGARRARRAAAGSFIGAVVEWYDFLLYGIVAALVFGELFFPGYSDRAGTLAAFATFGVGFIFRPLGGIIFGHFGDRLGRRSMLIWTMTIMGVATALIGCLPTYQTIGWLAPALLVLLRCIQGVAVGGEWGGAALMAVESAPPKLRAFYSSGVQVGYSVGLLLATGLVAVLSGGLTSEGFLAWGWRIPFLASSGLVLIGLWIRSGVAEPEEYVERVQNADEDTVPKLPILEAFRRFPAQIAQILGLRFIELLTMYIVTTFALSYATDEFGIDRQLMLNITLLVGGLGIVTIPAIAYLSDRHGRLRVYLTGGIVGLLSAIPFFLALESGSTIAIVIFAVLLVNIAHDAVVSVQQPLFAEMFSPEFRYSGAGVGYQLASALAGGFTPFIATYLVGVGDGSWYLVGAYLALGCLVSISVAAYLAQKGCRTARA; via the coding sequence ATGGCCGATATCGATGACCAGGTGAGAATCGAGCCGGAGGGAGCACGGCGCGCCCGCCGCGCGGCCGCCGGGTCGTTCATCGGTGCCGTCGTCGAATGGTACGACTTCCTGCTCTACGGCATCGTCGCTGCTCTGGTCTTCGGCGAACTCTTCTTCCCCGGTTACAGTGACCGTGCGGGCACTCTCGCAGCATTCGCGACCTTCGGCGTCGGATTCATCTTCCGCCCACTCGGCGGCATCATCTTCGGCCACTTCGGTGACCGCCTCGGCCGCAGATCCATGCTCATCTGGACGATGACGATCATGGGCGTGGCTACCGCCCTCATCGGCTGCCTGCCCACCTACCAGACGATCGGCTGGCTGGCCCCAGCGCTGCTCGTCCTGCTGCGCTGCATCCAAGGTGTGGCGGTCGGCGGCGAATGGGGCGGTGCCGCACTCATGGCCGTCGAAAGCGCACCGCCGAAGCTGCGTGCCTTCTACTCCAGCGGAGTCCAGGTCGGCTATTCGGTCGGACTGCTTCTGGCCACCGGACTCGTCGCCGTACTCAGCGGCGGACTGACCTCCGAGGGCTTCCTGGCCTGGGGGTGGAGGATCCCGTTCCTCGCCAGCTCAGGACTCGTCCTCATCGGGCTGTGGATCCGGTCCGGTGTCGCCGAACCCGAAGAGTATGTGGAACGGGTGCAGAACGCAGACGAGGACACTGTCCCGAAGCTGCCGATCCTCGAAGCCTTCAGACGCTTCCCCGCGCAGATCGCCCAGATCCTCGGACTGCGGTTCATCGAGCTGCTCACCATGTACATCGTCACCACCTTCGCGCTGTCGTACGCAACGGACGAATTCGGTATCGACCGGCAGCTCATGCTCAACATCACCCTGTTGGTCGGCGGACTGGGGATCGTCACGATTCCCGCCATCGCCTACCTCTCCGACCGGCACGGACGCCTGCGCGTCTACCTCACTGGGGGAATCGTCGGCCTGCTCAGCGCGATCCCGTTCTTCCTCGCTCTCGAATCGGGAAGCACGATCGCGATCGTGATCTTCGCCGTGCTGCTGGTCAACATCGCCCACGACGCGGTCGTCAGCGTCCAGCAGCCCCTGTTCGCCGAGATGTTCAGCCCCGAATTCCGCTACAGCGGAGCGGGCGTCGGCTACCAGCTGGCCAGTGCGCTGGCTGGGGGCTTCACTCCGTTCATCGCCACCTACCTCGTCGGAGTCGGTGACGGCAGCTGGTACCTCGTCGGCGCCTACCTCGCGCTGGGGTGCCTGGTTTCGATCTCGGTCGCCGCCTACCTCGCGCAGAAGGGATGCCGCACCGCAAGGGCTTGA
- a CDS encoding SAF domain-containing protein: protein MLTPNSAGTAIVVAKSDLAPGTELKAQDLTLTQFPSDLVPDKAFNSIDEVKGRATSAGLSKGSPLTSSMVLDQQALPKGSRDLLMPIRLADDASAALLQPGLKIRLFSSLPDGGSEVVVENVTIARLVDKREGIAAESGQLVSVILSAEDAGRVAEFAGLPISFAILPR, encoded by the coding sequence ATGCTCACGCCCAACAGCGCAGGTACGGCGATCGTCGTCGCGAAATCGGACCTGGCCCCTGGAACAGAGCTCAAGGCTCAGGACCTCACCCTTACCCAGTTCCCGTCCGATTTGGTGCCCGACAAGGCATTCAACTCCATTGATGAGGTGAAGGGCAGGGCCACCTCGGCGGGATTGTCGAAGGGGTCACCGCTGACCTCGTCGATGGTCCTCGATCAGCAGGCGCTGCCGAAGGGCAGCCGTGACCTGCTCATGCCGATCCGCTTGGCCGATGACGCCTCGGCGGCTCTTCTCCAACCGGGACTAAAGATCCGTCTCTTCTCGTCCTTACCCGACGGAGGGTCTGAAGTCGTCGTCGAGAATGTGACGATCGCCCGCCTTGTCGACAAACGCGAAGGAATAGCCGCGGAGTCAGGCCAACTTGTATCGGTGATCCTCTCCGCCGAGGATGCCGGGCGTGTCGCCGAGTTCGCCGGACTACCGATCAGCTTTGCCATCCTCCCCCGGTGA
- a CDS encoding FmdB family zinc ribbon protein, whose translation MPVYSYACKSCGHAFDIHQDFSDDSLTVCPECQGRLKKVFGAVGISFKGSGFYATDSRSSKSSTVNSSSSDSSSKESSSSSAKETSSTSSSNSTASSSSTASSPAAS comes from the coding sequence ATGCCCGTCTACTCCTACGCCTGCAAGAGCTGTGGTCACGCCTTTGATATTCATCAGGACTTCAGCGATGACTCGCTCACCGTCTGCCCGGAATGCCAGGGCCGCCTGAAGAAGGTCTTCGGCGCAGTGGGCATCAGCTTCAAGGGATCCGGCTTCTACGCCACAGACTCCCGCTCCAGCAAGTCGAGCACCGTCAACTCCTCGAGTTCTGACTCCTCCTCGAAGGAATCCTCGAGCTCGTCAGCGAAGGAAACCTCGAGCACCTCCTCGTCGAACTCAACGGCGAGCAGCTCCTCGACTGCGAGCTCCCCAGCTGCCAGCTGA